The segment AACCCAGTTTGAGCCGGTGCAACCAGGCTATTTCGGGAATGTAGGAAAGAGCACCGTGGACGGACCTGGGGTTGCCAAGATGGACTTCTCGGTGTTCAAGGCGTTTGCGGTTGGCGAAGGGAAGAGCCTGCAGTTCCGGGCCGAGTTTTTCAATTTGCCGAATCACCCGAACTTCGCTGGACCGAGCATGGCCGTTTTCGAAACCAACGGACGGCGCGTTGACAATCCAGGGCGCATCACAAAAATGGTTGCTACTCCGCGGCAGATCCAGTTGGCCCTCAAGCTGGAGTTCTGAAGGCGGAACCATTTGACATTGAGACTACGTTGTAGGAGACTTCGCCACGTTCGAAGGTCAAAACCATTTCGTTAAGCGCGGCTTGCGAATTTCCAGTTTTTTGATCCGTTCCTCAAGCGTGTCCCTACCGAGAACTTCATCGGCAGTGTGCAGTGCAAGATTTACGCTCAAAGTCTACCGCGATTGCGTTGTTGGCAGAACTATTTCCTTTCGGGAAGCTGCGCAAATTTGATTATCGGCTGACTGGGTGTAAAGTTGGGCAGGCCTCTGCAATTTGGTCCGATCTGAAAGTCGATCATTTCGTTTAACGTTGCGCGGTTTTGATCAAGCTGCTCTTCTTTCGTAGCGGTGGTGGAGTCCGCCAACTTCAGGGAACTCCACTATTCCACCGCGATCGGGCTTGAAGACCTCTCGTGGCTGTGGAGCGTTTTTCTCCAGGGCAAGATGGGTTCTGGTTCTCTCGTAATATTGAAAATACGACCGCAGAATCTTCCGCAGGGAAGTTTCGTTTAACACCAAGAAGTGGTCGAGACATTCTCTCCTGATCGAGCCTATCAATCGTTCCACGTAGCCATTTTGCCAAGGGGAATGTGGAGCCGTCAGGACTTCTGCTATGTCCATTGACTGTACCGTTTCTCGGAAAATATTGCCGTAGCATTTGTCTCGGTCGCGGATCAAGAATCTTGGACCCGTATCGAACGGGAAGGCTTCGCGCATTTGTTGGGCCGCCCATTCCGCAGTGGGATTGGCCGTGACGTTGAAGTGAACGACGCGACGGCGGTGATGTTCCAACACCACGAAAACGTACAGGAGCCGAAAGTTCAGTGTTGGCACGGTGAAGAAATCTGCCGAGACCAATTGCTGGGCGTGGTTCTTCAGGAAAGTCCGCCAAGTTTGAGACGGAGGCTTGCGCTGCATGCCCATGTACTTAGCGACCGAAGTCTCCGAAACCTCGAATCCCAGCATTAGCAGCTCGCCGTGAATTCTCGGCGCACCCCAGGTCGGATTCGCCAGTCTCATTTTGCGGATAAGGGATCGAACCGCAACCGAAAGTTCTGGCCTGCCCGGTCGGCAACCTCTGGATTTCCATGTCCAGTACAATCGAAAACCTTTGCGATGCCAAGCAATGACGGTGGCAGGTTGGACGATCACGAGGGCAGACTTCCAACCCGGCCAGACATTGGAGAGCCAGACCCAAAAGATGCGATCTGCAGTCTTGAACCGAATTCGACCCTGTTTGGTTCGTTGCAGAACATTCAATTGATGCCGCAAAGCGACAATCTCCAGCTGCAGACTAGCACGCCGCAGAAAGAAGGACTGAACGACGAAAAAGAGAGTGGAAAGTATGGTTTTCATGATGCCAGAGAGCGCATCAGGACA is part of the Acidobacteriota bacterium genome and harbors:
- a CDS encoding transposase is translated as MKTILSTLFFVVQSFFLRRASLQLEIVALRHQLNVLQRTKQGRIRFKTADRIFWVWLSNVWPGWKSALVIVQPATVIAWHRKGFRLYWTWKSRGCRPGRPELSVAVRSLIRKMRLANPTWGAPRIHGELLMLGFEVSETSVAKYMGMQRKPPSQTWRTFLKNHAQQLVSADFFTVPTLNFRLLYVFVVLEHHRRRVVHFNVTANPTAEWAAQQMREAFPFDTGPRFLIRDRDKCYGNIFRETVQSMDIAEVLTAPHSPWQNGYVERLIGSIRRECLDHFLVLNETSLRKILRSYFQYYERTRTHLALEKNAPQPREVFKPDRGGIVEFPEVGGLHHRYERRAA